Within the Terriglobia bacterium genome, the region AGCTGAACTTGTAATTCGCCGCGGTGATGGCGGTCTGCGCGCCTTCCTGCTTCTCCACGTGCGTGACCTCCGACTGCAGCATGCGCAGGATGACGTTGCTCTTCACGAACTTGTCGCCGGTGAAGCGGATGGCGGTGAACTGCAGCGTCCTGGGAGCGACGTAGTGGCGCGTCAGCTCGTACTCTCCGTGCTGGGAGGTGTCGGGAAGCTGGGCCTGGACGGTGGTGCTGGCGGTGTACCCAGCCAGCAGCTCCGCCTGCCGGGCAGAGCGTTGCTCATAGGTCTCCAGCGCCAGATCCGGCGCCATGCGGGGCGCGGCCGAAACCGGCGACAACGACAGGTCGGGCGCGTGCCGGCTCAGCGCGATGTCCGGAGCGTCCGGGTTCGGCCCGGAAGCCAGGAACGACTGTCCCCACAGCGGGGCCGCCGCCACAACAACCAAGATTGCGAAGATGGCATTGCGAAATCGCATATCGAACAATTCTAAGAGTTTACCCTGTTCTGCCCCGGGCGTGAAGTTACCCCGGTAACATCGGACACCGGGAAGTGCCAAAAGATTCAACACCTTGGATATGCGCCAGCGCCCTGCCGCCGGTTCCGTTCACCTCCGTCCTGCTGGACAACCGGCGATTTTCTGAACGGCCCCAGCGGGGTTTACGTACCCCCGTCTGCTGCTTAGAATTGCAGCGCTCTGCAGGAGGAGTTATGCAACGTAGGTATTTGCCAGTGCTGATCGTTCTCGTACTTTTCCTTGCCCCGGTGATTTGGGCCGGGAGTGAGTCGTCCACCGCTCTGATCCCGCGGCAAATCCTGTTCGGCAACCCCGAGCGGACCAGCCCGCGCATCTCGCCCGATGGCACCCGCCTGGCGTATCTCGCTCCCGACGACAAAGGCGTGCTCAACGTCTGGGTGCGCACCATCGGCAAGACCGACGACCAGGTGGTCACCGCCGACAAGAAACGCGGCATCCGCTTTTTTCTCTGGCAGTTCGACTCCCAGCACGTCCTCTACATCCAGGACCGTGACGGCGATGAGAACTTCCACCTCTACCAGACCAACCTCAAGACCAAGGAAACGCGCGACCTGACTCCCTTCGAGGGTATCCAGGCGCGGCCGGGAGAATACTTCCCCCAGCTTCCCGACACCATGCTGGTCTACATGAACGTGCGCGATAAGCGCTTCCACGACGTCTATCGCGTGGATCTTAAGACCGGCAAGGCCGAGCTCGATACAGAGAATCCGGGCGACGTCGCCGGCTGGACCGCCGACAACAGCCTCCAGGTCCGGGCCGCCGACGTCACCACGCCGGACGGCGGCAACATCATCCGGGTGCGCGATTCGGCGAAATCGCCCTGGCGTGAGCTGATCAAGTGGGGCCCCGACGAGAGCCTCGGAGGCAGCATCGCTTTTTCTCCTGACAACAAGAGTCTCTGGGTCGGCACCAGCGTGGGCGGCAATGCCAAGCGCCTGGTCGAGATCGACCTGGCCACGGGCAAACAAAAAATCGTCGCCGAGGACCCGCAGTACGACGCCGAGGACGTGCTCATCAATCCCAAGACCCACGCGCTGGAAGCGGTCGAGTTCGTCCGCGCCCGCACCGACTGGCAGGTCGTGGATCCCGCCATCAAGGCGGATTTTGCCGCCCTCCACAAGGTCCGGAATGCCGACATCCGCGTGGTCAGCCGCGATCTCGCCGACCGGCACTGGATCGTGGCCTACTCCGCCGATGATGCGCCGATCTACTTCTACGTTTACGACCGCAACACCAAGCAGGCCACGGTGATCTTCAGCGACCGGCCAAAGCTCGAGGGCTACAAGCTGTCCCCCATGAAGCCGATCTCCTTCAAGGCCCGCGACGGCATGGAGATCTACGGCTACCTCACGCTGCCCGCCGGCGCCGAGCCCAAGAATCTGCCCATGGTCGAGTTCGTCCATGGCGGGCCGTGGGGACGAGACGTCTGGGGTTTCAACCGCTACGCGCAATGGCTCTCCAACCGCGGCTATGCCGTCCTCCAGGTGAACTTCCGCGCCTCCACCGGATACGGCAAGCAATACCTCAACGCCGGCGACCGCGAGTGGGGCGGCAAGATGCACACCGATCTGCTCGACGGCAAGCAGTGGGTCCTTCAGCAGGGCTACGTCGATCCCAAGAAAGTCTGCATCATGGGCGGCAGCTACGGCGGATACGCGACTCTCGCCGCAGTGACCTTCACCCCCGACGAGTTCTCCTGCGGCGTGGACATCGTCGGGCCCTCGAACCTGAACACGCTGCTGAAGACCATCCCACCCTACTGGACCACCGTCAAAGCCATCTTCGACAAGCGCATGGGCACGGGAGAAGAGTTCCTCAACTCGCGTTCGCCGCTGTTCAAGGCCGACCAGATCAAGGCCACGCTGCTGATCGGTCAGGGGAAGAACGATCCTCGGGTCAACAAGGCGGAGAGCGACCAGATCGTCGCCGCCATGAAGAAGAACAACAAGCCGGTCGAGTACATCGTCTTCCCGGACGAGGGACACGGTTTTGCCCGCCCGGAGAACAACATGGCCTTCAACGCCGCCACCGAAGGCTTCCTGGCCAAGACCTTGGGCGGGCGGGTCGAACCTCCCTCCGAGGCGGAGGCCAAGCTGCTCACCGAGGTCACGCAGAAGTAGCACTCACGCACCCGGGCGGAGGGCGCGTCCAGCGTCCTCCGCTTTTTCCTGCGCGTTTTCCACGCGCCCTTGCGGTAATCTTCTCTCCGTATGTCCAACGACGGTTCCCCGGGGCCGACCATCGAGGTCTTCGCCGTGTACGGCGTCGAGCCCGAAGTGCAGGCCTACGCCATGGCCAAGTACTCGCGCTCGGCGCTCTCCATGAAGGAATCGCTGAAGCAGATCAGCGAGCAGAAGGCCGAGCAGTTCCTCAATACCTTCTACTTCCAGTACGGACACCGCTCGATCGCCGACCTGGCGCACATCGCGCTGGCCATCGAAAAACTTTCGATTCTGGCTGCCATCGCCGTGGTGGATGAGCAGCGCTGGGACGGCCAGGAGCGCTCCACTCGCTACCAGGACTTCAAGAAAAGCGGCTACCACACGCCCGGCTTCGCCGACGCCGCGGCCGAAAAACTCTACCGCGAGACCTCGGACTTCCTCTTCTCCGAGTACGAATCCTTCTCCCAGGAGATGTTCCGCTACCTGGTCGAGCGCACGCCGCGCCCCGGCGAGATGAAGCAGGCCGACTACGACCGCACGCTGAAGGCGCGGGCGTTCGATCTTTCGCGCTACCTGCTGCCGCTGGCCACCAATACCTCGCTCGGACAGATCGTGAACGCGCGCACCCTGGAGACGCAGATCTCGCGCCTGCTCTCGCACACGCATCCCGAGGTGCGGCGCCTGGGCGAGCTGCTGAAGCAGGCGGCTCGCCAGCCCGCGTACAACGTGGGCGCCGAGGCTGCGCGGCAACTGGTCGAGGACATCCGCAAGGCCGACCCGGCGCTGGGCGAGCGCGCAGCGCAACTCCTGCTGAAAGACGTGAAGGCCGCGCCCACGCTGGTCAAGTACGCCGAGCCCAACCCCTACGAGATCGAGACCCGGCGCGAGCTGCGCCAGGCCGCGGCCGAGCTGCTGCGCGACATCCCGCCCGCCGCGGCCAAGACCGTCGAGCTGTGCGACTACGATCCCTTCGAGGTGGAGCTGGCGGCCACGCTGCTCTATCCGCACTGCCACCACTCCTACCGCCAGATCTCGGCGCTGGTGGACTCGCTCGCGGAGCCACGCCGCCGCGAGATCATCGAGCTGGGCATGCGCCACCGCGGCAAGCACGACGAGCTGCCCCGCGAGTTCGCCGCCGGGCAGCGCTTCCGCTTCGACATCCTGATGGACATCGGCGGCTTCCGCGACATGCACCGCCACCGCCGCTGCGTGCAGATCATGCAGGGCTTCACCACCCAGCACGGCTTCGACACGCCCGACGACATCGCCGCCGCGGGAATGGAGCCGCGCTACACCAGGACCATGCAGCGCGCCGCCGCCGTTTGCGCGAACCTGGCCGCCGCCCCCGGCGAAGACTCCGCCGAGATCGCGCAGTACGTCATCCCGCTCGGCTACCGCAAGCGCACCCTGTTCAAGATGGATTTCGCCGAGGTGGTGTACATCACCGAGCTGCGCACCGGCGTGGCCGGCCACTTCTCCTACCGCAACGTCGCCTGGCAGATGTACGAGGCCGTGGCCAAGCGCTTTCCCGCCCTGGCCAAGTACTTCCGCGTCACCGACGTCCGCGAGCCAGTGGATCTGCTCAAGCGGTAAGAGCTTTACCGCAGAGATCGCAGAGAACGCAGAGAAACGAATTGTCAAAGAGCGATGTGTGGGACAGCCGCCTCGGCTGTCCTGTTGTTATTGCTCCGGCTGCGGCTCGGGGCCGAGCTGGAGGTGTTTCAGGTTCCAGCTTGCGATCTGGAGGCCGTAGAGCAGCAAGGCTGCCTTCTTGTAGTTGAGGTTCCCGCGATACAGACCGTCCATGACGATCATGACGGCGACCTGAATCGCGTTGGCATCCTCGAGAACGGGAAGACGGATGGGGCGCTCGTCGGCGAGCGCCTTGTCGTGGAAGTAGCAGAGGTCCGTGCCGGAAACCGCGGGAGAGCCGCAGCGCTCGCCGTTGGACTTGAGGTGGGCGCAGCGGAGCGCCTGGCGGGCGTTGACGGTGCGGGCGTGGTTGCCGGCAATGGCAGGGACAGATTGCATGGGGGTACCCCCTCCCCCTCGATATGTCGTTCCAAAAGACTTACGAGGGGAGATATGTGAGATATGTGAGGAGGATGGGCGACGACATACTCCTACTTCCAGCATAGCAAGTCGAGAGCATGCAGGGGGCAGGAGGCGGGCGGAGAAGCCATTGCGGATCAGCGGGTTACAGGAGCCGAAAATATTGTTCTTGACATAGCTTAAAGATATACAAATCCAGATTTTGCGCGGTGGTTTGTTTTCAAGCGGTTAGAGGGGCCTCACGCAGTGGACACAATTTCCCGTCTGTCATCCTGAGCGACGTGCGCCCCGGTTTTGGGCACACGAGCGAAGGATCTCGCCGGTGTGGGCATCCACGACGCCAGTCAATCGGTTTCTCCGGAAACCCAGACAGATTGACATCGCGGCTGCCCGAGACTCGCGAGATCGTTTGGGGAGACCTCGGGCTGAAGCCCGGGGCCAAACTCTTACGCCCGCTTCGCGGGCTGGACAGCCGAGGGCGGCTGTCCCACGCCGGGGCTAAAGCCCCGGTTCTTTTTTGCGCTCTGAACCCCGGCCTAAAGGCCGGGGCTTCCACCGGCCCTTCGTTTTTACGCCTGTTGAAGCGGGCTGGACAGCCGAGGGCGGCTGTCCCACACCGGGGCTAAAGCCCCGGTTCCTTGTTGCGCTCTAAACCCCGGCCTAAAGGCCGGGGCTTCCACCGGCCCTTCGTTCTTACGC harbors:
- a CDS encoding FAD-dependent thymidylate synthase; the encoded protein is MSNDGSPGPTIEVFAVYGVEPEVQAYAMAKYSRSALSMKESLKQISEQKAEQFLNTFYFQYGHRSIADLAHIALAIEKLSILAAIAVVDEQRWDGQERSTRYQDFKKSGYHTPGFADAAAEKLYRETSDFLFSEYESFSQEMFRYLVERTPRPGEMKQADYDRTLKARAFDLSRYLLPLATNTSLGQIVNARTLETQISRLLSHTHPEVRRLGELLKQAARQPAYNVGAEAARQLVEDIRKADPALGERAAQLLLKDVKAAPTLVKYAEPNPYEIETRRELRQAAAELLRDIPPAAAKTVELCDYDPFEVELAATLLYPHCHHSYRQISALVDSLAEPRRREIIELGMRHRGKHDELPREFAAGQRFRFDILMDIGGFRDMHRHRRCVQIMQGFTTQHGFDTPDDIAAAGMEPRYTRTMQRAAAVCANLAAAPGEDSAEIAQYVIPLGYRKRTLFKMDFAEVVYITELRTGVAGHFSYRNVAWQMYEAVAKRFPALAKYFRVTDVREPVDLLKR
- a CDS encoding S9 family peptidase codes for the protein MQRRYLPVLIVLVLFLAPVIWAGSESSTALIPRQILFGNPERTSPRISPDGTRLAYLAPDDKGVLNVWVRTIGKTDDQVVTADKKRGIRFFLWQFDSQHVLYIQDRDGDENFHLYQTNLKTKETRDLTPFEGIQARPGEYFPQLPDTMLVYMNVRDKRFHDVYRVDLKTGKAELDTENPGDVAGWTADNSLQVRAADVTTPDGGNIIRVRDSAKSPWRELIKWGPDESLGGSIAFSPDNKSLWVGTSVGGNAKRLVEIDLATGKQKIVAEDPQYDAEDVLINPKTHALEAVEFVRARTDWQVVDPAIKADFAALHKVRNADIRVVSRDLADRHWIVAYSADDAPIYFYVYDRNTKQATVIFSDRPKLEGYKLSPMKPISFKARDGMEIYGYLTLPAGAEPKNLPMVEFVHGGPWGRDVWGFNRYAQWLSNRGYAVLQVNFRASTGYGKQYLNAGDREWGGKMHTDLLDGKQWVLQQGYVDPKKVCIMGGSYGGYATLAAVTFTPDEFSCGVDIVGPSNLNTLLKTIPPYWTTVKAIFDKRMGTGEEFLNSRSPLFKADQIKATLLIGQGKNDPRVNKAESDQIVAAMKKNNKPVEYIVFPDEGHGFARPENNMAFNAATEGFLAKTLGGRVEPPSEAEAKLLTEVTQK